A single window of candidate division WOR-3 bacterium DNA harbors:
- the lgt gene encoding prolipoprotein diacylglyceryl transferase, with the protein MFPTVLRLGNLHIYSYGVMLFISFVCGIAIVEHRAKKFGVDPKKVTDLALWVLLAVVIGSRLFYVAFHWSEFSNDLIAIIAFWRGGLAGLMFYGGFLGGIIAGVLFVWLNKLPVRRLMDAVAPAIMLGEGFTRIGCFLNGCCFGGHTSSPFGVVFPPESPAGATFLGQPIHPTQLYSSAAGFALFLLALWLERRQLRPGVLAAILLIFYSLFRFGIDFVRYYENSANLWGNQVVALGLTALGVVLLILFLRWPAKGASTSSGTRR; encoded by the coding sequence ATGTTCCCCACAGTTCTGAGGCTCGGCAACCTGCACATCTACTCCTATGGCGTCATGCTCTTCATATCGTTCGTATGCGGCATCGCGATAGTCGAGCACCGGGCGAAGAAGTTCGGCGTCGACCCAAAGAAGGTGACCGACCTCGCGCTCTGGGTGCTGCTGGCAGTTGTCATTGGCTCACGGCTCTTCTACGTAGCCTTCCACTGGAGCGAGTTCAGCAACGATCTCATCGCTATCATCGCGTTCTGGCGCGGCGGGCTGGCCGGATTGATGTTCTACGGCGGGTTCCTGGGCGGCATCATAGCGGGAGTCCTGTTCGTCTGGCTCAACAAGCTGCCGGTGCGGAGGCTGATGGATGCCGTCGCACCGGCGATAATGCTCGGAGAGGGGTTTACGCGCATAGGCTGCTTCCTGAACGGCTGCTGTTTCGGCGGGCATACGTCCAGCCCCTTCGGAGTGGTGTTCCCGCCCGAGTCGCCGGCCGGTGCGACGTTCCTCGGCCAACCGATTCACCCGACGCAGCTCTACTCGTCAGCAGCCGGGTTCGCGTTGTTCCTTCTCGCGCTCTGGCTTGAGAGACGACAGCTGAGGCCGGGCGTGCTGGCCGCAATCCTGCTTATTTTCTACTCGCTCTTCCGGTTCGGCATTGACTTCGTGCGCTACTACGAGAATAGCGCGAACCTCTGGGGCAACCAGGTCGTGGCGCTGGGATTGACCGCGCTCGGGGTCGTCTTGCTCATCCTGTTCCTCCGCTGGCCGGCCAAGGGCGCAAGCACAAGCAGCGGCACGCGTCGCTGA
- the hypE gene encoding hydrogenase expression/formation protein HypE has protein sequence MTKLAEPEWNPPVIVGDIVDSRIVMGHGAGGKKMHRLIKNVFVKHFGSPALRNLADAAVLPGLQVKTGTVPRSTRTRGTVPVFGELVMTTDSYVVQPIFFPGGDIGKLAVCGTVNDLAVMGAKPRFISLAFVLREGLEVTKLEAICRSIAAECRKAGIQVVTGDTKVIERGEADELYINTTGIGTRLPGAQLGPEQVKPGDVILINGPIGEHEAAIAVARGAYRFKGKAESDCAALDGLVLPLLAKPGVRLMRDPTRGGLATTLNEFAEATGRGFVVDEAALPVSKHVLGVAELLGLSPFYMANEGKVVVVADPKAEARVLGGMRRHRLGRQAAMIGEVVKKPEGVWLRTRIGSLRPLIMLEAEQLPRIC, from the coding sequence CGCCGGTGATAGTGGGCGACATCGTTGACTCGCGTATCGTGATGGGGCACGGCGCCGGTGGCAAGAAGATGCACCGACTGATAAAGAATGTGTTCGTGAAGCACTTCGGCAGTCCGGCGCTGCGGAATCTCGCCGATGCCGCGGTCCTGCCTGGACTGCAAGTGAAAACGGGGACAGTCCCCCGGAGCACGAGGACGCGCGGTACAGTCCCCGTTTTCGGTGAGCTGGTGATGACGACGGATTCATACGTCGTGCAGCCGATCTTCTTCCCGGGCGGCGACATCGGCAAGCTCGCGGTCTGCGGCACGGTCAACGACCTGGCGGTGATGGGGGCGAAGCCCCGCTTCATCTCGCTGGCGTTCGTGCTCCGCGAGGGTCTCGAGGTCACGAAGCTCGAAGCCATCTGCCGTTCGATTGCGGCGGAGTGTCGGAAGGCGGGCATCCAGGTCGTGACCGGCGACACCAAGGTGATTGAGCGGGGAGAGGCCGACGAGTTGTACATCAACACAACGGGAATCGGTACGCGGCTGCCCGGCGCGCAACTTGGGCCGGAGCAGGTGAAGCCGGGTGATGTGATTCTCATCAACGGGCCGATCGGCGAGCACGAAGCCGCGATTGCGGTTGCGCGCGGGGCATATCGTTTCAAGGGCAAGGCGGAGAGTGACTGCGCCGCGCTCGACGGCCTGGTTCTGCCGCTGCTCGCAAAGCCGGGCGTGAGGCTGATGCGGGACCCGACAAGAGGCGGGCTGGCCACGACCCTTAACGAGTTCGCGGAGGCGACCGGGCGCGGGTTCGTAGTCGACGAAGCGGCCCTGCCGGTATCGAAGCACGTGCTTGGCGTTGCCGAGTTGCTCGGACTGAGCCCATTCTACATGGCGAATGAGGGTAAGGTCGTCGTGGTTGCTGACCCAAAGGCTGAGGCGAGAGTTCTGGGCGGTATGCGACGGCACCGGCTCGGCAGGCAGGCTGCAATGATCGGTGAGGTCGTGAAGAAGCCGGAAGGCGTCTGGCTCAGAACCCGGATCGGGTCGCTGCGGCCCTTGATAATGCTCGAGGCAGAGCAGTTGCCGAGAATCTGCTAG
- a CDS encoding site-2 protease family protein codes for MPPDEQLVAEGREFSLDDLSRYMQIEGIRGNRITGRIHEPVAENLAAIKRVFRDAGSIACFELTPEGHAITWGYAPPKRKRGLWVNLLLFALTIVTTLLVGSINNGGDPFRRPLDMLLLGWPFSLSIILVLGSHELAHYFTARRLGVAATPPYFLPVPHPMTGTMGAFIRIDSPVPTKSALVRVGVSGPLIGFLVALPVCFIGLMLSKPVDVIASKGIQLGSPLIFWAISELLHPNLGPGKDLMLHPAAFAGWLGLFVTAMNLLPIGQLDGGHVAYAVFGRRWRKLSWFVIAALVLMGFFWAGWPFWAVLAVMLGLRHPPPLDDITPLNRADWRLVAVAVIIIVLTLTPAPFGSVRF; via the coding sequence ATGCCTCCTGACGAACAGCTAGTTGCCGAAGGCCGCGAGTTCAGCTTAGACGATTTGAGCCGGTATATGCAGATTGAAGGCATCCGGGGTAATCGGATAACCGGGCGCATACACGAACCGGTGGCCGAGAACCTTGCCGCGATCAAGAGGGTGTTCCGGGATGCCGGCAGCATCGCCTGTTTCGAGCTGACGCCGGAAGGCCATGCCATAACATGGGGCTACGCTCCGCCGAAGCGCAAGCGCGGGCTGTGGGTGAACTTGCTGTTGTTTGCGCTTACCATTGTCACGACCTTGCTCGTCGGTTCAATCAACAACGGCGGAGATCCCTTCCGGCGTCCGCTCGACATGTTGCTGCTGGGATGGCCGTTTTCCCTGAGCATCATCCTGGTGCTCGGGAGCCACGAACTGGCGCACTACTTCACAGCCCGACGCCTTGGGGTTGCCGCCACGCCTCCGTACTTCCTGCCGGTTCCGCATCCCATGACCGGAACCATGGGCGCGTTCATCCGTATAGACTCGCCAGTCCCGACCAAGAGTGCGCTGGTGCGGGTCGGAGTTTCCGGGCCGCTGATCGGGTTCCTAGTTGCGCTGCCCGTCTGCTTCATCGGGCTGATGCTGTCGAAGCCCGTTGACGTCATCGCGTCAAAGGGGATACAGCTTGGTTCCCCTCTCATCTTCTGGGCGATATCGGAACTGCTCCATCCCAACCTCGGGCCGGGCAAGGACCTGATGCTGCACCCGGCAGCATTCGCCGGCTGGCTCGGGTTGTTCGTGACCGCGATGAACCTGCTACCTATCGGGCAGCTCGACGGCGGGCATGTCGCCTATGCGGTGTTCGGCCGGCGTTGGCGCAAACTGAGCTGGTTCGTTATCGCCGCCCTGGTTCTGATGGGTTTCTTCTGGGCGGGGTGGCCGTTCTGGGCCGTGCTGGCAGTCATGCTTGGATTGAGACACCCGCCGCCGCTCGACGATATCACTCCGCTGAACAGAGCAGATTGGCGGCTCGTCGCGGTCGCAGTGATCATCATCGTGCTGACGCTGACGCCCGCGCCGTTCGGCTCGGTCCGGTTCTAG